In a genomic window of Bacillus rossius redtenbacheri isolate Brsri chromosome 4 unlocalized genomic scaffold, Brsri_v3 Brsri_v3_scf4_2, whole genome shotgun sequence:
- the LOC134541917 gene encoding uncharacterized protein LOC134541917 isoform X2, producing MPVATLGSDLPSPDQWRGARHKKRRAPPPPTPPTGSRASSRTNSPAATDESLQVLVSQIQQEFGEHRQFPRRHDRSTTPGASAADETGPLADKAFVVEPRVCPTPTPDKPGDGAEDGNTATKDSRGSGEVLLCGATDTSEDPKQDGEALDDPSKKAPDKEVTVHANVFVQTTSRTISRDGEKITVTASDDRNSSDTAANENETTEKPYVATESNKNQSNSGVLDQRIINDQNSDKLEVSSSVTGDAVKVSHGEVSTNEGQVETVSEHYECGVFVVSTPDTASVYEDAASDEDIDESDDKPAFQEPCSLDSNKKTTVAIVDNWDNSVPAHTESDVPHDKIMMTSVLDKETHLETTSSKNPSKTHSTVTPRNVIPDITTTSCKKTINEDASSKEVSIEKTPNESLNSVHLGNDQSYKDPLKNAEESLGATSDNESSLMPRKDVKSHTNGEVLRKPVTAPRNKSSNGLVEESSSTAKAAPSDSSSRITPTAPPRNKPLPVPRMKRLRKLFSNH from the coding sequence GGCTCAAGAGCATCCAGTCGTACCAACTCCCCCGCAGCCACCGACGAGTCCCTGCAGGTCCTGGTGAGCCAGATACAGCAGGAGTTCGGGGAACACCGGCAGTTCCCCAGGCGACACGACCGCAGCACGACACCCGGTGCTTCTGCCGCAGATGAGACTGGCCCGCTTGCGGACAAGGCGTTCGTGGTCGAGCCCCGTGTCTGCCCGACACCAACACCGGACAAACCTGGTGATGGAGCGGAGGATGGAAATACTGCGACCAAAGACAGTCGAGGTTCTGGAGAAGTATTGCTTTGTGGTGCCACAGATACCAGCGAGGaccctaaacaagatggtgaagCACTTGATGATCCCTCGAAAAAAGCACCCGACAAAGAAGTCACTGTTCATGCCAATGTATTCGTTCAAACAACGAGCAGGACAATCTCAAGAGACGGTGAAAAAATTACAGTGACAGCCAGCGATGATAGGAACTCATCTGACACTGCTGCGAATGAAAATGAAACAACTGAAAAGCCTTACGTTGCTACGGAATCAAACAAAAACCAGAGTAACTCTGGTGTGCTGGATCAGCGCATTATTAACGACCAAAACAGTGATAAACTGGAAGTGTCCAGTTCGGTAACAGGCGATGCAGTGAAAGTTTCTCACGGTGAAGTCTCCACGAATGAGGGTCAAGTCGAAACAGTTTCAGAACATTATGAGTGCGGAGTGTTCGTTGTTTCTACTCCAGATACTGCCAGTGTTTACGAAGACGCTGCATCAGATGAAGACATTGACGAATCTGACGACAAGCCAGCCTTTCAAGAACCATGCTCGCTCGATTCCAATAAGAAAACAACTGTAGCCATCGTCGACAATTGGGATAATAGTGTACCTGCTCATACAGAGAGCGATGTGCCACATGATAAAATAATGATGACGTCGGTTTTAGATAAAGAGACACATTTGGAAACAACGTCGAGTAAAAATCCTTCTAAAACACATTCCACTGTAACGCCAAGAAATGTGATTCCAGATATCACTACGACTAGCTGCAAAAAAACTATAAATGAAGATGCTTCAAGTAAAGAAGTTTCTATTGAAAAAACACCAAATGAAAGCTTAAATTCAGTGCATCTTGGTAATGACCAATCCTACAAAGATCCGCTTAAAAATGCAGAGGAAAGTTTAGGAGCTACATCTGACAATGAATCGTCATTAATGCCTAGAAAGGATGTTAAATCACATACCAATGGAGAAGTTCTACGAAAACCAGTCACTGCACCTAGGAATAAGTCATCGAATGGTCTGGTAGAAGAGTCTTCCTCAACAGCGAAGGCAGCTCCTTCAGATAGCTCCTCACGAATCACGCCGACAGCCCCTCCGAGAAATAAACCCCTGCCAGTGCCTCGGATGAAAAGACTGAGGAAGTTATTTTCCAATCACTGA